Proteins encoded by one window of Bauldia sp.:
- a CDS encoding multidrug effflux MFS transporter — protein MTERTLSRVEFVALMAGLGCINAAAIDVMLPALPNMGDWFGVANANDRSLVLTAFLLGLGLPQLVFGPLIDRFGRRVPLLIGVALYAVAALLAPLAPSFGVLLALRFVQGMGSAAVSVASQSTVRDLYSGRAMAQIMSMIMSVFMIVPIIAPNVGQVILLTAPWQGIFFFMGAVGATFGAWAYLRLAETLAPANRRPLTVASVTQGFALVVGNRLALFYGLAGIFLFGAVLGFVNTAQQIYVGIYGLGALFPLAFGVGPVFFAIAFLLNSRLVSRFGMRRLSHGAMLIYIAITGAWLAFALAGVMPLWLFLAFLAGATLMQGFAWGNVGSLSMEPLGEVAGTASSVFGMLSTVGAAILGYFVAQAFDGTTVPVIGAYFIFGLLIIGCFLIAERGRLLHPHTPDGAAPFVPLP, from the coding sequence ATGACTGAACGCACGCTTTCGCGTGTCGAATTCGTTGCGCTCATGGCCGGGCTCGGCTGTATCAACGCGGCCGCCATCGACGTCATGCTGCCGGCGCTGCCCAACATGGGCGACTGGTTCGGCGTCGCCAACGCCAACGACCGGTCGCTGGTGCTGACCGCGTTTCTGCTCGGCCTCGGCCTGCCGCAGCTTGTCTTCGGCCCGCTGATCGACCGCTTCGGCCGCCGCGTTCCCCTGCTCATCGGCGTCGCCCTGTATGCCGTCGCCGCGCTGCTGGCGCCGCTGGCGCCGAGCTTCGGCGTGCTGCTCGCGCTGCGCTTCGTTCAGGGCATGGGCTCGGCGGCGGTGTCGGTCGCCAGTCAATCCACGGTGCGCGATCTCTACAGCGGCCGCGCCATGGCCCAGATCATGTCGATGATCATGTCGGTTTTCATGATCGTGCCGATCATTGCGCCCAACGTCGGGCAGGTCATTCTGCTGACGGCGCCGTGGCAGGGCATCTTCTTCTTCATGGGCGCGGTCGGCGCCACGTTCGGCGCGTGGGCCTACCTGCGGCTCGCCGAAACGCTGGCGCCGGCGAACCGGCGGCCGCTGACGGTGGCGTCGGTCACGCAAGGCTTCGCCCTGGTGGTCGGCAACCGCCTGGCACTGTTCTACGGCCTCGCCGGCATCTTCCTGTTCGGTGCGGTGCTCGGCTTCGTCAATACGGCGCAGCAGATCTACGTCGGCATCTACGGTCTCGGTGCGCTGTTCCCGCTGGCGTTCGGCGTCGGCCCGGTCTTTTTCGCCATCGCCTTCCTGCTCAATTCGCGCCTCGTGTCGCGCTTCGGCATGCGGCGCCTGTCGCACGGCGCGATGCTGATCTACATCGCGATCACCGGCGCATGGCTGGCCTTCGCGCTCGCGGGCGTCATGCCGCTGTGGCTGTTCCTCGCCTTCCTCGCCGGGGCGACGCTGATGCAGGGCTTCGCGTGGGGCAATGTCGGCTCGCTGTCGATGGAGCCGCTCGGCGAGGTCGCCGGGACGGCGTCGTCGGTGTTCGGCATGCTGTCCACCGTCGGCGCGGCGATCCTCGGCTACTTCGTCGCGCAGGCGTTCGACGGGACGACCGTGCCGGTGATCGGCGCCTATTTCATCTTCGGTCTGCTGATCATCGGCTGCTTCCTGATCGCCGAACGCGGACGGCTTCTCCATCCGCACACGCCGGACGGGGCGGCGCCGTTCGTCCCGCTGCCGTAG
- a CDS encoding efflux RND transporter permease subunit: MMRRIVDIAVGHARLTIAILIFLLVAGALAYLNIPKESQPDVQIPYIYVQLSERGISPEDSERLLLRPMETALKTVTNVKTMRSAAFEGGGYVLLEFDAGFNSDIAVQDVRAKVDSAKPTLPGDADEPGVFEVNLSLFPVISVALSSDLSERTMGKIARDLQNAIKEAPGVLSADLRGTRDEVVEIIAEPMLLKSYGVDLGQFALAASQGNSLVAAGALEGNQGSFSIKVPALIETPEDVLNIPVAASNAASVTLGDVATILPTFKDATSITRVNGKPAVVIDISKRSGANLIATVEGVKKVVAEMQKTLPASVHVQYIGDQSKFIEDMLSDLQNSVTTAILLVVVVILFILGGRASVFIGIALPFAFLTGVLGLDLFGATMNIIVLFSLILAVGMLVDDAIIVSEFAERRMSEGMKPKEAYSYAASRMAGPVTAATLTRIAAFFPLLLWPGIVGQFMKFLPITLIATLSASLVAALVFTPTLGALIGRPHEVQRDAAPREGFYMRTVRLAIHHPWAVLTIAFALLIAVPTIYGKVGKGVEFFPDVEPDTGVVLVHARGNLSLAEKDRLVRTVESVVLSEKGLSTVYARSGDMGRGGSADVTEDVIGQIQFEFVNWRDRPSAKVIMTELRARTADIPGIKVEVTAAQAGPPTGKPIQIQLSSNYPDALTAAAKQITAELAKYPEVVDLDSGLPMPGIDWALQIDKPQAARYGIGVGAVGAVVQLVTNGLKITDYRPSDADKPVDIIVRVPEDRRTLDQIDELEISTPAGSVPISNFVQRVPEERVGLINRVDSERVVTVTSNLKPGVLASTVQDAITKQLEATDFKGLVSWKLVGSDEEQANAESFLLSAFGAAIFLIFAVLLAQFNKLSSVALVLSAVVLSTIGVFIGLIVMGQAFGVVMTGVGIIALAGIVTNNNIVLIDTYDRLRKEGVPVEEAILRTCRERARPVLLTAVTAVLGVLPIAFGLNVDFIHREITIGAPSTQWWIQLSTAIVFGLTFSTVLTLVVTPSSLMALARGRAAWDRLWRWRQKTPAVAGGGAPAHARGPDDTAGQF, from the coding sequence ATGATGCGTCGGATAGTCGATATCGCCGTCGGCCACGCCCGGCTGACCATCGCGATCCTCATCTTCCTGCTCGTCGCCGGCGCTCTCGCCTATCTCAACATCCCCAAGGAATCGCAGCCCGACGTCCAGATTCCGTACATCTACGTCCAGCTTTCCGAGCGCGGCATCTCGCCGGAAGATTCCGAGCGGCTGCTGCTGCGGCCGATGGAAACCGCGCTGAAGACGGTCACCAACGTCAAGACGATGCGCTCGGCGGCGTTCGAAGGCGGCGGCTACGTGCTGCTCGAATTCGACGCCGGCTTCAATTCGGACATCGCGGTGCAGGACGTGCGCGCCAAGGTCGACTCGGCCAAGCCGACGTTGCCGGGCGATGCCGACGAGCCGGGCGTGTTCGAAGTGAACCTCAGCCTGTTCCCGGTCATCAGCGTGGCGCTGTCCAGCGACCTGTCCGAGCGCACGATGGGCAAGATCGCGCGCGATCTGCAGAACGCGATCAAGGAAGCTCCCGGCGTGCTTTCGGCCGATCTCCGCGGCACGCGCGACGAGGTCGTCGAGATCATCGCCGAGCCGATGCTGCTCAAGAGCTACGGCGTCGATCTCGGCCAGTTCGCGCTCGCCGCCTCGCAGGGCAACAGCCTGGTCGCCGCCGGCGCGCTCGAGGGCAACCAGGGCTCGTTCAGCATCAAGGTGCCGGCGCTCATCGAGACGCCCGAGGACGTACTCAACATTCCGGTCGCCGCCTCCAACGCCGCGTCGGTGACGCTCGGCGACGTCGCCACGATCCTGCCGACGTTCAAGGACGCGACCTCGATCACGCGCGTCAACGGCAAGCCGGCGGTGGTGATCGACATCTCCAAGCGCTCCGGCGCCAACCTTATCGCCACCGTCGAGGGGGTGAAGAAGGTCGTTGCCGAGATGCAGAAGACGCTGCCGGCCAGCGTCCACGTTCAGTACATCGGCGACCAGTCCAAGTTCATCGAGGACATGCTGAGCGACCTGCAGAACAGCGTGACCACGGCGATCCTGCTGGTCGTGGTCGTGATCCTGTTCATCCTCGGCGGCCGCGCGTCCGTATTCATCGGCATCGCCCTGCCGTTCGCGTTCCTCACCGGCGTGCTCGGGCTCGACCTGTTCGGCGCGACGATGAACATCATCGTGCTGTTCTCGCTGATCCTCGCCGTCGGCATGCTGGTCGACGACGCCATCATTGTCTCCGAATTCGCCGAACGACGAATGAGCGAGGGCATGAAGCCGAAGGAGGCGTACTCCTACGCCGCCTCGCGCATGGCCGGCCCGGTGACGGCGGCGACGCTTACCCGCATCGCGGCGTTCTTCCCGCTGCTGCTGTGGCCGGGCATCGTCGGTCAGTTCATGAAGTTTCTGCCGATCACGCTGATCGCGACGCTGTCGGCCTCGCTGGTGGCGGCGCTGGTCTTCACGCCGACGCTCGGCGCGCTGATCGGGCGGCCGCACGAAGTGCAGCGCGACGCGGCGCCGCGCGAAGGCTTCTACATGCGCACGGTGCGGCTCGCGATCCATCATCCGTGGGCAGTGCTCACCATCGCGTTCGCGCTGCTCATCGCGGTGCCGACGATCTACGGCAAGGTCGGCAAGGGCGTGGAGTTCTTCCCCGACGTCGAGCCCGACACCGGCGTCGTGCTGGTGCACGCGCGCGGCAACCTTTCGCTGGCCGAGAAGGATAGGCTGGTCCGGACCGTCGAGTCGGTCGTTCTCAGCGAGAAGGGCCTGTCGACGGTCTACGCACGCTCCGGCGACATGGGCCGCGGCGGCTCGGCGGACGTTACCGAGGACGTGATCGGCCAGATTCAGTTCGAGTTCGTCAACTGGCGCGATCGGCCGTCGGCCAAGGTGATCATGACGGAGTTGCGCGCGCGCACCGCCGACATCCCCGGCATCAAGGTCGAGGTGACGGCGGCGCAGGCCGGCCCGCCGACCGGCAAGCCGATCCAGATCCAGCTTTCGAGCAACTATCCCGATGCGCTGACGGCGGCGGCCAAGCAGATAACCGCCGAGCTGGCGAAGTATCCGGAAGTCGTCGATCTCGACAGCGGCCTGCCGATGCCGGGCATCGACTGGGCGCTGCAGATCGACAAGCCGCAGGCGGCGCGTTACGGCATCGGCGTCGGTGCCGTCGGCGCCGTGGTGCAGCTCGTCACCAACGGGCTCAAGATTACCGACTACCGGCCGTCGGATGCCGACAAGCCGGTCGATATCATCGTGCGCGTGCCGGAGGACCGGCGCACGCTCGACCAGATCGACGAGCTGGAGATCAGCACGCCGGCCGGATCGGTGCCGATCTCGAACTTCGTCCAGCGCGTGCCGGAGGAGCGGGTCGGCCTGATCAACCGTGTCGACAGCGAACGCGTCGTCACGGTGACGTCCAACCTCAAGCCCGGCGTGCTCGCCTCCACCGTGCAGGACGCGATCACCAAGCAGCTCGAGGCGACCGACTTCAAGGGCCTGGTGTCATGGAAGCTGGTCGGCTCCGACGAGGAGCAGGCGAACGCGGAATCGTTCCTGCTCTCCGCCTTCGGTGCGGCGATCTTCCTGATCTTCGCGGTGCTGCTGGCGCAGTTCAACAAGCTGTCGAGCGTGGCGCTGGTGCTCTCCGCCGTGGTGCTCTCCACCATCGGCGTGTTCATCGGCCTGATCGTGATGGGCCAGGCGTTCGGCGTCGTCATGACCGGCGTCGGCATCATCGCGCTCGCCGGCATCGTGACCAACAACAACATCGTGCTGATCGACACGTACGACCGCCTGCGCAAGGAAGGCGTGCCGGTCGAAGAAGCGATTCTGCGGACCTGCCGCGAACGCGCGCGCCCGGTGCTGCTCACGGCGGTGACGGCGGTGCTTGGCGTGCTGCCGATCGCCTTCGGTCTCAACGTCGACTTCATCCACCGGGAGATCACCATCGGCGCGCCGTCGACGCAGTGGTGGATCCAGCTTTCGACCGCGATCGTGTTCGGCCTCACCTTCTCGACGGTGCTGACGCTGGTCGTCACGCCCTCGTCGCTGATGGCGCTGGCGCGCGGCCGGGCGGCGTGGGACCGGCTGTGGCGTTGGCGGCAGAAGACGCCGGCGGTGGCCGGCGGCGGCGCCCCGGCGCACGCCCGCGGCCCGGACGATACCGCCGGACAGTTCTGA
- a CDS encoding efflux RND transporter periplasmic adaptor subunit, which translates to MASRIFRPSRIVAVVLVIAAAAWIFSGHFGNRDAAGESGAATPVPTDASAPVPVQKVSVTTATTERHQRAVVLSCVTKADRRAQATARGAGVLVELNVTRGKVVKAGDVVATISDEGRQAAVQQAQALLDQRQSEYDANKKLIETGDAPRNTIQALESGVKGAQAALASAQAEADRSLVRAPIDGVVDTVPVQVGQAMQIGADVAEIVDPDPMLAVGAVSESRRASLLVGQSAEVRFIDGTKVSGTVDFVGLSADKATRTYPVEAKFPNGTGGVADGVTCEMTVLLAPIDATPVPRSALIFSDDGRLGVRIAGDDNKAMFKPIEVVEDGRDNVWVTGLASESRVIVVGQDFVKDGDTIEAVAASAAQTETVPPT; encoded by the coding sequence ATGGCTTCACGAATCTTTCGGCCCAGCCGAATCGTAGCTGTCGTTCTCGTTATCGCCGCGGCGGCCTGGATATTCTCCGGCCACTTCGGCAACCGTGATGCGGCGGGCGAGAGCGGCGCGGCAACGCCCGTGCCGACCGATGCGTCGGCGCCCGTTCCCGTGCAGAAGGTCAGCGTCACCACCGCCACAACCGAGCGTCACCAGCGCGCGGTCGTTCTATCGTGCGTGACCAAGGCCGATCGGCGCGCGCAGGCGACGGCCCGTGGCGCCGGCGTTCTGGTCGAGCTTAACGTGACGCGCGGCAAGGTCGTGAAGGCGGGCGACGTCGTCGCCACCATCTCCGACGAAGGCCGGCAGGCGGCAGTGCAGCAGGCGCAGGCCCTGCTCGACCAGCGCCAGTCGGAATACGACGCGAACAAGAAGCTGATCGAGACCGGCGACGCGCCGCGCAACACCATCCAGGCGCTGGAGTCCGGCGTTAAGGGTGCGCAGGCGGCGCTGGCTTCGGCGCAGGCCGAGGCCGACCGCTCGCTGGTGCGCGCGCCCATCGACGGCGTGGTCGATACCGTACCGGTGCAGGTCGGACAGGCGATGCAGATCGGCGCCGACGTCGCCGAGATCGTCGATCCCGATCCGATGCTGGCGGTCGGCGCCGTGTCGGAATCGCGCCGCGCGAGCCTGCTCGTCGGGCAGAGCGCCGAGGTGCGCTTCATCGACGGGACCAAGGTTTCGGGCACGGTCGACTTCGTCGGCCTGAGTGCCGACAAGGCGACGCGCACGTATCCGGTCGAGGCGAAATTCCCGAACGGTACTGGCGGTGTCGCCGACGGCGTCACCTGCGAGATGACGGTGCTGCTGGCGCCGATCGATGCCACGCCGGTGCCGCGCTCGGCGCTGATCTTCTCCGACGACGGCCGCCTCGGCGTGCGCATCGCCGGCGACGACAACAAGGCGATGTTCAAGCCGATCGAGGTCGTCGAGGACGGCCGCGACAATGTCTGGGTGACCGGGCTCGCGAGTGAATCGCGCGTGATCGTGGTCGGCCAGGACTTCGTCAAGGACGGAGACACGATCGAGGCTGTGGCAGCGTCCGCGGCGCAGACAGAAACGGTGCCGCCCACATGA
- a CDS encoding sigma-70 family RNA polymerase sigma factor — protein sequence MAGSQSDLVEALARVAAGDRDAFGRLYSATSAKLFASVRRILSVGSAAEDAVQEAYVRIWRHAGDFDASIASPIAWMTTIARHAAIDMARSSGARIAAQSATIDTEMEERLAAPETGGDPLAASRLSDCLGKLEQDRRGMVVMAYCYGLSREELAGRFARPVATVKTILRRSLVQLKECLGGN from the coding sequence GTGGCCGGTAGCCAGAGCGACCTCGTCGAGGCGCTGGCCCGCGTCGCCGCCGGCGACCGCGATGCCTTCGGCCGCCTCTATTCGGCCACCTCCGCGAAACTTTTCGCCAGTGTTCGCCGTATCTTGAGCGTTGGTTCGGCAGCGGAAGACGCAGTCCAGGAAGCCTACGTCCGCATCTGGCGGCACGCCGGCGACTTCGATGCGTCGATTGCCTCGCCGATCGCATGGATGACGACCATCGCCCGTCACGCTGCGATCGACATGGCCCGTTCGAGCGGAGCCCGGATCGCGGCGCAGTCGGCCACGATCGATACGGAAATGGAAGAGCGCCTCGCCGCACCTGAAACCGGCGGCGATCCGCTGGCGGCCTCGCGCTTGTCCGATTGTCTCGGCAAGCTCGAGCAGGACAGGCGCGGCATGGTGGTCATGGCGTATTGCTATGGCCTCAGCCGCGAGGAACTCGCCGGCCGCTTCGCGCGGCCGGTGGCAACCGTGAAGACCATCTTGAGGCGCAGCCTCGTGCAGTTGAAGGAATGCCTCGGTGGCAATTGA
- a CDS encoding anti-sigma factor, translating into MAIDADDLEALAAEFVLGTLDVNERRAAEARISADPAFRASVAAWENRLQPLADNVAPVAVPPAIFAAIEERVAGEPKPGARTSNVVALRRQVRTWRIGAGIATAAAAALLAVVVTDVNRGPSPGQMQFVAMLTPDGGKPAFVLTVDTVKSTMSIRQVADSAPADKSYELWAIQPGQNPKSLGVVQQASYTQPLPYKPQDLVFAVSLEPAGGSKTGAPTGPVVFSGPLVQQ; encoded by the coding sequence GTGGCAATTGACGCCGACGATCTTGAGGCCCTTGCGGCCGAATTCGTGCTGGGCACGCTCGATGTGAACGAGCGGCGCGCGGCCGAAGCGCGCATATCCGCCGATCCGGCGTTCCGCGCCAGCGTCGCCGCGTGGGAAAATCGCCTGCAGCCGCTCGCCGACAACGTCGCGCCGGTCGCCGTGCCGCCGGCGATCTTCGCCGCCATCGAGGAGCGCGTTGCCGGCGAGCCGAAGCCCGGCGCGCGCACCTCCAACGTCGTCGCGCTCCGCCGTCAGGTCCGCACCTGGCGCATCGGCGCCGGCATCGCCACTGCCGCGGCTGCCGCGTTGCTCGCCGTCGTCGTCACCGACGTGAACCGCGGCCCATCGCCCGGCCAGATGCAATTCGTCGCGATGCTGACGCCCGATGGCGGCAAGCCCGCCTTCGTGCTCACCGTCGATACGGTGAAGAGCACCATGTCCATCCGCCAGGTCGCCGACTCCGCGCCCGCCGACAAGAGCTATGAGCTCTGGGCCATTCAGCCTGGCCAGAATCCGAAGTCGCTCGGCGTGGTCCAGCAGGCGAGCTATACGCAGCCGCTGCCCTACAAGCCGCAGGACCTCGTATTCGCGGTGAGCCTCGAGCCCGCCGGCGGATCGAAGACCGGCGCGCCGACCGGCCCGGTCGTTTTCTCGGGACCGCTCGTTCAGCAATAG
- a CDS encoding fasciclin domain-containing protein — translation MQFRSIARAAAVAVLMSSGAYIAAPAFAAEMTVEVGGAPMYPSKNIIENAVNSKDHTTLVAAVKAAGLVDTLSGKGPFTVFAPTNEAFAALPAGTVDNLLKPENKATLVKILTCHVLAADATSAVAMKMIKDDGGKHEVTTVGGCKLWLQSDGKKLTVTDESGGVANVTIADVIQSNGVIHVVDKVLLPKM, via the coding sequence ATGCAGTTCCGTTCCATCGCCCGCGCGGCCGCCGTTGCCGTGCTCATGTCGAGTGGCGCCTATATTGCCGCTCCCGCTTTTGCCGCCGAGATGACCGTCGAGGTCGGTGGCGCGCCGATGTATCCGTCCAAGAACATCATCGAGAACGCCGTCAACTCGAAGGATCACACCACGCTCGTCGCCGCGGTGAAGGCCGCCGGCCTCGTCGATACGCTGTCGGGCAAGGGTCCGTTCACGGTGTTCGCGCCGACCAACGAAGCCTTCGCCGCTCTGCCGGCCGGCACGGTCGACAACCTGCTCAAGCCCGAGAACAAGGCGACGCTGGTCAAGATCCTGACCTGCCATGTGCTCGCTGCCGACGCCACCTCGGCGGTCGCCATGAAGATGATCAAGGACGACGGCGGCAAGCATGAAGTCACCACGGTCGGTGGCTGCAAGCTCTGGCTCCAGTCGGACGGCAAGAAGCTGACCGTGACCGATGAGTCCGGCGGCGTCGCCAACGTGACCATCGCCGACGTGATCCAGTCGAACGGCGTCATCCACGTCGTCGACAAGGTCCTCCTGCCGAAGATGTAG
- a CDS encoding aminotransferase, translating into MKSTSPIYTGLPMTIFEVMSRLAIENGAINLGQGFPDVDGPADVKEVAARELLTGLNQYPPMMGLPELRQAVAASAKRFYDLDIDWRSEVLVTSGATEALSDCFNALIEPGDEIVVIEPLYDSYLPVIRRAGAIPKPVRITPPEWKLDREQLAAAFGPKTKAILLNNPMNPAGRVFTRDELALIAELCVEHDAYAICDEVYEHILFDGRKHIPLMTLPGMRERAVRIGSAGKTFSLTGWKVGYISATPKLLDPITKAHQFNTFTTPPNFQKAVAYGLGKDDAYYASLSGDLEKKRDRFAAGLTRLGFTVAPCQGTYFLTADAAPLRLNSDDVEVCKTMTVEAKVTAVPVSVFYQSDAPKTFLRFCFSKRDEILDEAIARMETWLKR; encoded by the coding sequence GTGAAATCCACCAGCCCGATCTACACCGGCCTGCCCATGACCATCTTCGAGGTCATGTCGCGTCTGGCCATCGAGAATGGCGCCATCAACCTCGGCCAGGGCTTCCCCGATGTCGACGGCCCTGCCGACGTGAAGGAAGTCGCCGCGCGCGAGTTGCTCACCGGGCTCAACCAGTACCCGCCGATGATGGGCCTGCCGGAACTCCGCCAGGCGGTCGCCGCCTCGGCCAAGCGGTTCTACGATCTCGATATCGACTGGAGGAGCGAGGTGCTGGTCACCTCCGGCGCCACCGAGGCGCTGTCGGATTGCTTCAACGCACTGATCGAGCCGGGAGATGAGATCGTCGTCATCGAGCCGCTCTACGATTCCTACCTGCCGGTGATCCGCCGCGCCGGCGCGATTCCGAAACCGGTGCGGATCACGCCTCCCGAGTGGAAGCTTGACCGCGAGCAGCTCGCCGCCGCCTTCGGCCCGAAGACCAAGGCGATCCTGCTCAACAATCCGATGAACCCCGCGGGCCGCGTCTTCACGCGCGACGAGCTGGCGCTGATCGCCGAGCTTTGCGTCGAGCACGACGCCTACGCCATCTGCGACGAGGTCTACGAGCACATCCTGTTCGATGGCCGCAAGCACATCCCGCTGATGACACTGCCCGGCATGCGCGAGCGCGCCGTCCGCATCGGCTCGGCCGGCAAGACCTTTTCGCTCACCGGCTGGAAGGTCGGCTACATCAGCGCGACGCCGAAGCTGCTCGATCCGATCACCAAGGCGCACCAGTTCAACACCTTCACCACGCCGCCGAATTTCCAGAAGGCCGTCGCCTACGGTCTGGGCAAGGACGACGCCTACTACGCGTCGCTCTCCGGCGACCTCGAGAAGAAGCGCGACCGCTTCGCCGCCGGCCTGACGCGGCTGGGCTTTACGGTGGCACCATGCCAGGGCACGTACTTCCTCACTGCCGACGCCGCCCCGCTCCGCCTCAACAGCGACGACGTCGAGGTGTGCAAGACGATGACGGTGGAAGCCAAGGTCACGGCCGTGCCGGTCTCGGTCTTCTACCAGTCCGATGCGCCCAAAACTTTCCTCCGCTTCTGCTTCTCCAAGCGCGACGAGATTCTGGACGAGGCGATCGCGCGGATGGAGACGTGGTTGAAGCGATGA
- a CDS encoding asparaginase, which translates to MVEAMIDPTLVEVTRGRYVESRHTGAIVVVDTEGTRRVAVGDVERRVFPRSAVKSIQALPLVESGAADRYGFGNAELALACSSHNAEPRHVATALRMLAAAGRGEGDLACGGHEPMDKASADALVRAGKKPGRIHDNCSGKHSGMICFACGTGLDPQGYERPDHAAQRQISAALTEVTGADLGEPAVDGCSVPAYAIPLDKLALAFARITTGEGLSLSRAEAARRLIEAVTAEPFMVAGTGRFDTEALTLFGRRLFIKSGAEGVFCAAFPDLGLGVAIKCDDGAQRGPETVMAAVIEAFLPPTEAERTAFAHRLRPPIDNRAGAVVGEVRPVPELAAMLRG; encoded by the coding sequence GTGGTTGAAGCGATGATCGATCCGACGCTGGTCGAAGTCACCCGCGGCCGCTACGTCGAATCCCGCCACACCGGCGCGATCGTCGTCGTCGATACCGAGGGCACGCGCCGCGTCGCCGTCGGCGATGTCGAGCGCCGCGTCTTCCCGCGCTCCGCCGTGAAATCGATCCAGGCGCTGCCGCTGGTCGAGTCCGGCGCCGCCGACCGCTACGGTTTCGGCAACGCCGAACTGGCGCTGGCGTGCTCCTCGCACAACGCGGAGCCGCGCCATGTCGCGACCGCGCTGCGGATGCTGGCCGCGGCCGGGCGAGGGGAGGGCGACCTCGCCTGCGGCGGCCACGAGCCGATGGACAAGGCCTCCGCCGATGCGCTGGTGCGCGCCGGCAAGAAGCCCGGCCGCATCCACGACAACTGCAGCGGCAAGCACTCGGGCATGATCTGCTTCGCCTGCGGCACCGGCCTCGATCCGCAAGGGTACGAGCGGCCCGATCATGCCGCCCAGCGCCAGATCAGCGCCGCACTGACGGAGGTGACCGGCGCCGATCTCGGCGAGCCCGCCGTCGACGGCTGCTCGGTTCCCGCCTACGCCATCCCGCTCGACAAGCTGGCGCTGGCCTTCGCCAGGATAACGACCGGCGAAGGCCTGTCGCTGTCGCGCGCCGAGGCCGCGCGTCGCCTGATCGAGGCAGTGACCGCCGAGCCGTTCATGGTCGCCGGCACCGGCCGCTTCGACACCGAGGCGCTGACGCTGTTCGGCCGCCGCCTGTTCATCAAGAGCGGCGCCGAGGGCGTTTTCTGCGCCGCGTTTCCGGACCTCGGCCTCGGTGTCGCGATCAAATGCGACGACGGCGCCCAGCGCGGACCGGAGACGGTGATGGCGGCGGTGATCGAGGCGTTCCTGCCGCCGACGGAGGCGGAGCGGACGGCGTTCGCGCATCGCCTGCGCCCGCCGATCGACAATCGCGCCGGCGCGGTCGTCGGCGAAGTCCGTCCGGTGCCGGAACTTGCGGCGATGTTGCGCGGGTGA